The nucleotide window CGCTCATCACAGTCGCGGTCGCGGTCAAAGCCACCGCCGGCCTGGCGCTGCCGTTCCTGTTCTGGGTCTGGATGCGACATCTGCACGAACGCCGCGGATACCGGCCGTTCCGGGCGTTCCTGGTCGCAGCGGCGGCATCGCTGCTGATTTTCGTCGCAGTTTTCGCGGTGTTGTCGGCGGTGGCCGGTGTCGGGCTGGGATGGCTAACCGCGTTGGCTGGTTCGGTCAAGATCATCAACTGGTTGACTGTGCCAACCGGGGCCGCCAACCTGATCCATGCCTTGGGCAGCAACTTCTTCACCTTTGATTTTTACTCGCTGCTGCGGGTCACGCGGTTGATCGGGATCGTGTTCATCGCGGTCTCGTTGCCGCTGCTGTGGTGGCGGTTCCGCCGCGACGATCGAGCCGCGGTGACCGGTATCGCCTGGTCGATGCTGATCGTGGTGTTGTTCGTCCCCGCCGCGCTGCCGTGGTACTACTCCTGGCCGCTGGCGGTCGCCGCCCCGCTAGCCCAATCCCGGCGAGCGATGGCAACAATCGCCGGATTGTCGACGTGGATCATGGTGATCTTCAAGCCCGACGGATCCCACGGCATGTATTCATGGCTGCACTTCTGGCTCGCCACCGCCTGCGCAGTCGCCGCCTGGTACGCGCTGTATCGGGCGCAGGATCGACGTCCCGACCAGGCCGAAGCATCGCCCGGTCAGTCCGTCAGTACGCCATAGCCTGCGCGCGCCGCACGACCTCCCGAGCCTGGTGGGCATGCAGTGCATCGACCGGGCGCGCATTGCTCTTCGCATCACGCGAACCGTCGCGAGTAATCGTCAGGGATGGGTCGGGGGTAAATAACCACCGCACGATCTCGGTGTCGCGGTAGCCGCCGTCGTGCAGGATCGTCAGTAACCCCGGCAGGCTCTTGACCACCTGGCCGGAATTGGTAAAGAAGACCTGCGGCACCACCACACCTCCCGCCCGCCGCACTGCGACCAGATGGCCTTCGCGCAACTGCTGGTGCACCTTGCTGACCGGCACGCCGAGAAGTTCGGCGACCCGGGACAGGTCGTAGGTTGGCTCGTCGGGGTCCAGAACGTCGTCGCCGGCGGGAATGCTGCCCACGGCGCAAGTGTAGAGCGTGGCGGGCAGACAGGTGTGCGCCTTGGGCGCACGTTCTCGCACCCGATTCGCCGCGCCACCTACGATGGCCCCGTGGCTCGAGCTGAATCGCCCGGCGCTCCCCGGCAGGCGGGAGGCCCCCCCAACTCAGGCCATGCGACCATCGATGACCCGTTGGAAGGCGTGGTGCTGGACGACCGCTACCTGGTCCAGGCCAAGATCGCGAGCGGCGGTACCTCGACGGTCTACCGCGGTCTCGACGTCCGCCTGGATCGACCGGTCGCGCTGAAGGTGATGGATGCCCGCTACGCCGGTGACAGCCAATTCCTTACCCGCTTCCAACTGGAGGCCCGCACGGTCGCCCGGCTCAAGAATCCGGGACTGGTGGCGGTCTACGACCAAGGCCAGGATGGCAGGCACCCGTTTCTGGTGATGGAGCTCATCGAAGGCGGCACACTACGCGAACTGCTGAGCGAACGCGGGCCGATGCCGCCACATGCCGTGGCGGCGGTGCTTCGTCCGGTGCTGGGTGGCCTGGCCACCGCGCATCGGGCCGGTCTCGTGCACCGCGATGTGAAACCCGAAAACGTGCTGATCTCCGACGACGGGGACGTCAAGATCGCCGACTTCGGGTTGGTCCGCGCCGTGGCCGCCGCCGGCATCACCTCCACCAGCGTCATTCTCGGCACCGCGGCATATCTGTCTCCCGAGCAGGTACGCGACGGCAATGCCGGTCCCCGCAGCGACGTCTACTCGGCCGGTATTCTTACCTACGAGCTGTTGACTGGGCGCACACCGTTCACCGGTGACTCGACACTGTCCATTGCCTATCAACGCCTCGATCACGACGTACCGTCCGCCAGCGCCGTGATCGACGGTGTTCCAAGGCAATTCGACGAACTTGTAGCATGTGCCACCCACCGGGACCCCGCCCATAGATATGCGGACGCGATCGAGATGGCCGCGGAACTGGACGCGATCGCCGAGGAGCTTGCGCTACCAGAATTTCGGGTGCCGGCGCCACGCAACTCCGCCCAGCACCGATCGGCGGCGCTGCACCACAGCCGGCTCAGCCAGCGCCGGCCCTTCGGACAGCCGGCCGCACCCCCCGTTCACCGCCCAACCCGCAACTTGACCCGCGAGCCGCAAGACTGCTCCGAGCGACTCGGGCCAGAGACCGAATTCGAGCCCGACGAGGCCGACTACCGACCGCCATCAGGCGAATTCGCCGGCATCTCGATAGACGAATTCGTCTGGGCACGCCAGCGTGCCCAGCGCATGGTGCTCATCTGGGTGGCCGTGGTGCTGGCAATCACCGGGCTGGTCGCGACCGCGGCGTGGACGATTGGCAGCAATCTGAGCGGGTTGTTGTAGCGCGCGACCGGACGGGTACCTGAGTCAGTCGCGCAGCATCTCGGCGACCAGGAAGGCCAACTCCAGCGACTGCTGGGTGTTCAGCCGCGGGTCGCAGGCCGTCTCGTAGCGGCCGACCAGATCCCGGTCTGAGATGTCTTGTGCCCCACCGAGACATTCGGTGACGTTCTCGCCGGTGATCTCGACATGAATACCGCCGGGGTGGGTGCCCAGGCCACGATGCACCTCGAAGAATCCTTGTACTTCATCGACAATGCGGTCGAAGTGGCGCGTTTTGTAGCCGTTGGAAGACTCATGGGTGTTGCCGTGCATCGGGTCGCACTGCCAGATCACCTGGTGGCCGGTGGCCTGGACCTTCTCGACAATCGGCGGCAACAGGTCGCGGACCTTGTTGTTGCCCAGCCGGCTCACCAACGTCAACCGACCCGGCTTGTTATTCGGGTCGAGCCGTTCGACGTACTCGACGGCCAGCTCAGGTGTCATCGTCGGGCCAATCTTGACCCCGATCGGGTTGGCGATCACTTCGGCGAACGCGACGTGTGCACCGTCGAGTTGCCGAGTCCGCTCTCCAATCCATACCGTGTGCGCCGACAAGTCATAAAGCTGCGGTTCTCCTTCTTCAACGTCGGACAGTCGCAACATGGACCGTTCGTAGTCGAGCACCAAAGCCTCATGGCTGGCATAGATTTCCGCGGTTTGCAGATTGCGGTCGGCCACTCCGCAGGCGCTCATGAACCGCAGTCCGCGATCGATCTCGGTGGCCAGGGCCTCATAGCGGGCACCGGCCGGCGAGGTGCGTACGAATTCACGATTCCAGTCGTGCACCAGATGCAACGACGCTAGACCGGAGGAGGTCAACGCGCGCACCAGGTTCATCGCCGCGCTGGCGTTGGCATAGGCCCGCACCAGCCTCGACGCGTCATGCTCACGCGCGGCCGCATCCGGGGCGAAACCGTTGATCATGTCGCCTCGGTACGACCTGAGCCCCAGCGCGTCGATGTCGGCCGAGCGCGGCTTGGCGTACTGGCCCGCGATCCGGGCCACTTTCACCACCGGCATGCTCGCTCCGTAGGTCAGCACCACGGCCATCTGCAATAGCGCGCGGATATTGCCGCGGATGTGGGGTTCGGTGTTATCGACGAACGTCTCGGCGCAGTCGCCGCCCTGCAGCAGGAACGCCTCGCCCTTTGCCACCTGCGCCAGCTGCTCCTGCAGGCGGACGATCTCGGACGGCACCGTCACCGGCGGCACGCTCTCCAACACCGTGCGCATCGCGCTCGCTTGGTCGGCGGGCCAGCTGGGTTGCTGGGCGGCCGGCTTGGCCAGCGCGGCGTCCAGCCGGGCCCGCAGATCTGCAGACAACGGCGGCAACGAAGGCAGCTGGTCGATCGGGATGTCGACGGTCCAGTTCATCGGTCCATGGTAACCGGGTATTGCCCGGCGGTTGACCACGGCGAACAT belongs to Mycobacterium basiliense and includes:
- a CDS encoding protein kinase domain-containing protein, whose amino-acid sequence is MDDPLEGVVLDDRYLVQAKIASGGTSTVYRGLDVRLDRPVALKVMDARYAGDSQFLTRFQLEARTVARLKNPGLVAVYDQGQDGRHPFLVMELIEGGTLRELLSERGPMPPHAVAAVLRPVLGGLATAHRAGLVHRDVKPENVLISDDGDVKIADFGLVRAVAAAGITSTSVILGTAAYLSPEQVRDGNAGPRSDVYSAGILTYELLTGRTPFTGDSTLSIAYQRLDHDVPSASAVIDGVPRQFDELVACATHRDPAHRYADAIEMAAELDAIAEELALPEFRVPAPRNSAQHRSAALHHSRLSQRRPFGQPAAPPVHRPTRNLTREPQDCSERLGPETEFEPDEADYRPPSGEFAGISIDEFVWARQRAQRMVLIWVAVVLAITGLVATAAWTIGSNLSGLL
- a CDS encoding Rv2175c family DNA-binding protein, which translates into the protein MGSIPAGDDVLDPDEPTYDLSRVAELLGVPVSKVHQQLREGHLVAVRRAGGVVVPQVFFTNSGQVVKSLPGLLTILHDGGYRDTEIVRWLFTPDPSLTITRDGSRDAKSNARPVDALHAHQAREVVRRAQAMAY
- a CDS encoding class II 3-deoxy-7-phosphoheptulonate synthase, producing MNWTVDIPIDQLPSLPPLSADLRARLDAALAKPAAQQPSWPADQASAMRTVLESVPPVTVPSEIVRLQEQLAQVAKGEAFLLQGGDCAETFVDNTEPHIRGNIRALLQMAVVLTYGASMPVVKVARIAGQYAKPRSADIDALGLRSYRGDMINGFAPDAAAREHDASRLVRAYANASAAMNLVRALTSSGLASLHLVHDWNREFVRTSPAGARYEALATEIDRGLRFMSACGVADRNLQTAEIYASHEALVLDYERSMLRLSDVEEGEPQLYDLSAHTVWIGERTRQLDGAHVAFAEVIANPIGVKIGPTMTPELAVEYVERLDPNNKPGRLTLVSRLGNNKVRDLLPPIVEKVQATGHQVIWQCDPMHGNTHESSNGYKTRHFDRIVDEVQGFFEVHRGLGTHPGGIHVEITGENVTECLGGAQDISDRDLVGRYETACDPRLNTQQSLELAFLVAEMLRD